One window from the genome of Clupea harengus chromosome 19, Ch_v2.0.2, whole genome shotgun sequence encodes:
- the ccn4a gene encoding cellular communication network factor 4a, with the protein MSWLLAWILLVAGIHEAFSQNSNATMPTPEPTALEPYNRKPYCKWPCDCPKTAPTCALGVSLLTDGCDCCKTCAKQLREECNEKDPCDHHRGLYCDYSADKPRYEKGVCAYLVGTGCEYNGVIYRNGQSFQPNCKYQCLCVNGAIGCLGLCNESLPPRVWCQTPRRVKIPGQCCETWICDEPRRGRKTAPRHAMQAPPYQNDGWHKNCLTQTTSWSPCSRTCGRGMSTRVTNANKRCEMVKESRLCNIRPCDVDITKHFRPGKKCLNIYREPRPSNFTISGCTSKKAYWPKYCGVCTDDRCCIPYKSKTVEVEFACPNGASFTWQVLWINACFCNLSCRNPNDFFAELEQYFEYSEIMN; encoded by the exons ATGAGTTGGCTCCTGGCGTGGATTCTACTTGTAGCGGGAATTCATGAG GCCTTCTCACAAAATTCCAACGCTACGATGCCCACCCCAGAGCCCACTGCCCTGGAGCCGTACAACCGTAAACCGTATTGCAAGTGGCCATGCGATTGTCCCAAGACGGCCCCGACGTGCGCTCTCGGGGTGAGCCTACTCACGGACGGCTGCGACTGCTGCAAGACCTGCGCTAAGCAGTTGCGTGAGGAGTGCAACGAGAAAGACCCCTGCGACCACCACAGGGGACTGTACTGTGACTACAGCGCAGACAAGCCTAGGTACGAaaagggagtgtgtgcat ATCTAGTTGGCACTGGTTGTGAGTACAACGGTGTAATTTACCGCAATGGCCAGAGCTTTCAACCCAACTGCAAATACCAGTGCCTCTGCGTGAATGGCGCCATCGGCTGCCTGGGTCTGTGCAATGAGTCCCTGCCACCCAGGGTGTGGTGCCAGACCCCGCGCCGGGTCAAGATCCCTGGGCAGTGCTGCGAGACGTGGATCTGCGATGAGCCCAGGAGGGGGCGCAAGACAGCCCCCAGGCACGCCATGCAGG CGCCCCCCTATCAGAACGACGGCTGGCACAAGAACTGTCTGACTCAGACGACCTCCTGGAGCCCCTGCTCTAGGACCTGCGGCCGAGGCATGTCCACACGCGTCACCAACGCCAACAAGCGCTGCGAGATGGTCAAGGAGAGTCGACTCTGTAACATCAGGCCCTGCGATGTGGACATCACCAAACACTTCAGG CCAGGGAAGAAGTGCCTGAACATCTACCGGGAGCCTCGGCCATCCAACTTCACCATCTCTGGTTGTACCAGCAAGAAAGCTTACTGGCCCAAGTACTGCGGGGTCTGCACGGATGACCGCTGCTGCATCCCCTACAAGTCCAAGACGGTGGAGGTGGAGTTTGCGTGCCCCAATGGAGCCTCCTTCACCTGGCAGGTCCTGTGGATCAACGCGTGCTTCTGTAACCTCAGCTGCAGGAACCCTAATGACTTCTTTGCTGAGTTGGAGCAGTACTTTGAGTATTCGGAGATTATGAACTGA